From Enterococcus wangshanyuanii, the proteins below share one genomic window:
- a CDS encoding iron-containing alcohol dehydrogenase family protein — protein sequence MLNDLKVKVGPQFYQYHEGAIEKVPALLNEYGTKKILLVHGTVSWEKAKTYLSFVESEKYEVTYHQYSGECSYYGVDLIIDLAQTAEIDFIIGVGGGKLADLVGYAAHLLNLDFGLIPTLASNCAPWTPLSVMYKESGEAEGKTEHYLRQAAFLITDPKLVIDAPVDYFIAGLADTLAKWYESDAILQQEHLRNEPFLQLAAFTAKLCKEAIMQDSVKAIEDMKQGILSEEFVHLSEIIFAVAGMVGGLGDKYARNAAAHAMHDGMSKYIPESHSFLHGEKVAYGIFYQLALEEKWGMIDQLLPFYQALDLPVSLQQMGIYPEESVIDEIIEFIDSKEKVHLIPVTITRSSLKDALLALEDYIKEKR from the coding sequence ATGTTAAATGATTTGAAGGTAAAAGTTGGGCCGCAGTTTTATCAGTACCATGAAGGAGCGATTGAAAAAGTACCAGCTTTGTTGAACGAATATGGGACTAAAAAGATTTTGCTCGTTCACGGAACGGTTTCATGGGAAAAAGCTAAAACCTATCTGAGCTTTGTTGAAAGTGAGAAGTATGAGGTTACGTATCATCAATATAGTGGAGAATGTAGTTATTATGGTGTTGATTTGATCATTGATTTGGCACAAACGGCTGAAATTGATTTTATCATTGGTGTAGGTGGAGGGAAGTTGGCAGATTTAGTAGGATATGCGGCTCATCTACTTAATCTTGATTTCGGTTTGATTCCTACATTGGCAAGTAATTGCGCGCCGTGGACACCGTTATCTGTTATGTACAAAGAAAGCGGTGAAGCAGAAGGTAAGACAGAGCATTACTTAAGACAAGCAGCTTTCTTGATTACGGATCCTAAATTAGTGATCGATGCCCCGGTCGATTATTTTATCGCAGGGTTAGCAGATACATTAGCCAAATGGTATGAGTCAGATGCGATTTTACAGCAGGAACATTTGAGAAATGAGCCTTTTTTACAGCTTGCGGCTTTCACAGCAAAATTATGTAAAGAGGCTATTATGCAGGATTCAGTCAAGGCGATCGAGGATATGAAGCAAGGCATTCTTTCAGAAGAATTTGTTCACTTATCAGAAATCATTTTTGCAGTAGCTGGAATGGTTGGCGGGTTAGGCGATAAATATGCTAGAAATGCTGCGGCGCATGCAATGCATGATGGTATGAGCAAATATATTCCTGAAAGTCATTCGTTTTTACATGGTGAAAAAGTGGCCTATGGGATTTTTTATCAATTGGCATTAGAAGAGAAATGGGGCATGATCGATCAACTGCTGCCGTTTTATCAAGCATTGGATTTACCAGTATCTTTACAGCAAATGGGCATTTATCCTGAGGAAAGTGTGATCGATGAGATTATTGAATTTATTGATTCTAAAGAAAAGGTTCATCTGATTCCTGTAACGATCACTCGATCGTCATTGAAAGATGCGTTGCTGGCACTGGAAGATTATATAAAAGAAAAAAGGTAA
- the uxuA gene encoding mannonate dehydratase, whose amino-acid sequence MKWGFRWYGEKKDTIPLQHVTQIPGINGIVGTLLNKLPGDVWAVDEIQDLKDSVEKGGLELLGIESVAIHDSIKAGTADRDQYIENYIQTIRNLSKCGIKMVCYSFKPIFGWAKTSLAYENSDGSFSLVYDQAVVDGMEPSEMYKLIHSQSKGFSLPGWEEERLKKFDGLVKIYEGVTEEDLFENLKYFLLKVIPVCEEADVRLAIHPDDPPWEIFGFPRITKNLSDLKRIMDIIDSPYNGITFCTGSLGADPNNDLVEMIRQVGHRINFVHFRNVGFMGEKKFKETAHLSTEGSLDMYAIMKALVEAGFDGVIRPDHGRTIWGEIAMPGYGLYDRALGISYLQGLHEAIIKNDRN is encoded by the coding sequence ATGAAGTGGGGATTTAGATGGTATGGTGAAAAAAAAGACACGATACCACTGCAGCATGTGACACAAATTCCGGGAATCAACGGAATTGTGGGTACATTGTTAAATAAACTGCCGGGAGACGTGTGGGCAGTTGATGAGATTCAGGACTTGAAGGATTCTGTGGAAAAAGGCGGATTAGAGTTATTAGGTATCGAAAGTGTTGCGATTCATGATTCGATCAAGGCGGGCACGGCTGACAGAGATCAGTATATCGAAAATTATATCCAAACGATTCGTAACCTTTCTAAATGTGGGATAAAAATGGTTTGCTACAGTTTTAAACCGATTTTTGGCTGGGCAAAAACCTCTTTAGCATATGAAAATAGTGACGGCAGTTTTTCTCTTGTTTATGATCAGGCTGTGGTAGATGGTATGGAGCCAAGTGAGATGTACAAACTGATCCATAGTCAGTCAAAGGGGTTTAGTTTACCTGGCTGGGAAGAAGAACGACTGAAAAAATTTGATGGGCTGGTCAAAATTTATGAGGGTGTAACGGAAGAGGATTTATTTGAAAATCTAAAATATTTCTTGTTAAAAGTGATTCCAGTTTGTGAAGAGGCAGATGTCAGACTGGCGATCCATCCGGATGATCCACCTTGGGAAATTTTCGGGTTTCCGCGCATCACCAAGAATTTATCCGATTTAAAAAGAATCATGGATATCATTGATTCTCCGTACAATGGAATCACGTTTTGCACGGGTTCTTTAGGCGCAGATCCAAACAATGATTTGGTTGAGATGATCCGCCAAGTTGGACACCGAATCAATTTTGTTCACTTTCGGAATGTTGGTTTTATGGGGGAAAAGAAATTCAAAGAAACCGCCCATTTGAGTACAGAAGGATCGCTGGATATGTATGCAATCATGAAGGCATTAGTAGAGGCTGGCTTCGATGGCGTTATCCGACCGGACCATGGACGAACCATCTGGGGTGAGATTGCAATGCCGGGATATGGTTTATATGATCGGGCTTTAGGAATCAGCTATTTACAAGGGCTGCACGAAGCGATCATCAAAAATGACCGTAACTAA
- a CDS encoding NADH-dependent flavin oxidoreductase, protein MNHLDGKLTFKRGLTLKNRIVIAPMTTKMSFFDGVVTTDEIDYYALRSGEAGAFITAAANVHEGGKGWDGELGVYDDRFIPGLSKLAAAIKKNGTKAILQIFHGGRMTDSKVLQGVRPVAPSAIPAERPNAETPRALEEAEIYEILESFKKATERAIKAGFDGVEIHGANTYLIQQFFSPHSNRRTDDWGGSLEKRFKFINELVDGVTSVVDRSGVKDFIVGYRFSPEEYEEPGIRLSDTLYLVDRLADKPLDYLHMSSNDYKKVSVSEEFKEKTILTYIKETVGDRVPLIVAGDIRTRKDVETVLETTDLVAVGRAILIDPHWTQKILDDRESLIRTELTHYDREELRISNGVWSFLEMMMPERLQ, encoded by the coding sequence ATGAATCATTTAGACGGAAAATTAACATTTAAACGAGGATTAACCTTAAAAAATAGAATCGTGATCGCACCTATGACAACGAAAATGTCATTTTTTGATGGAGTCGTTACGACGGATGAAATCGACTATTATGCGCTACGTTCGGGTGAAGCTGGTGCATTTATAACTGCAGCTGCTAATGTCCATGAAGGCGGTAAAGGTTGGGATGGTGAATTAGGCGTATATGATGATCGCTTTATTCCTGGCCTATCAAAATTAGCGGCAGCAATCAAAAAGAATGGAACTAAAGCTATTTTACAGATTTTTCATGGCGGCCGCATGACCGATTCTAAAGTCCTGCAGGGGGTTCGACCCGTAGCACCAAGTGCGATCCCAGCAGAAAGACCAAATGCTGAAACACCAAGAGCCTTGGAAGAAGCGGAAATCTACGAAATTTTAGAGAGTTTCAAAAAGGCAACTGAGCGAGCTATCAAAGCTGGCTTTGACGGTGTAGAAATACATGGAGCGAATACCTATTTGATCCAGCAATTCTTTTCTCCTCATTCTAACCGACGAACAGATGATTGGGGCGGTTCATTAGAAAAACGGTTTAAATTTATCAATGAATTAGTAGACGGTGTGACTTCTGTGGTGGATCGATCAGGTGTAAAGGACTTTATTGTCGGCTATCGTTTTTCACCGGAAGAATATGAAGAACCGGGCATTCGTTTAAGTGATACCCTTTATTTAGTTGATCGATTAGCTGACAAACCGCTAGATTATTTGCATATGTCGAGCAATGATTATAAAAAAGTTTCTGTTAGTGAAGAGTTCAAAGAAAAGACAATTTTGACTTATATCAAAGAAACAGTCGGAGATCGAGTACCATTGATCGTAGCGGGGGATATTCGTACAAGAAAAGATGTTGAAACAGTATTAGAAACAACCGATTTAGTTGCTGTTGGTCGTGCTATTCTGATCGATCCACATTGGACGCAAAAAATATTGGATGATAGGGAATCATTGATTCGAACAGAGCTGACGCATTATGATCGAGAAGAATTACGAATCAGTAATGGCGTCTGGAGCTTTTTAGAAATGATGATGCCTGAGCGTTTACAATAG
- a CDS encoding PTS mannose/fructose/sorbose/N-acetylgalactosamine transporter subunit IIC, whose protein sequence is METLSVMQSFLIALWTAAVMSRWLGGGATLTLRFSPLMTGLIVGLVMGDVAQAMIVTAALQMIYMGVFSPGGSMPAEPSIAAAIAVPVALLGNLTPEAAIAVAVPVGLLGSYLYQFRFFINTFLGKYTDKAVEDLNPKAISRSVIMYPTIASFILFVPLVFVALYFGAPVIADVITALEGTVVIHVLEVVGGGLAAIGIATTIYVIGRKDYMVFFFLAYFISIVFKSLEVTMVTYAIFGVLIALIFVQSQKGKNAPVTQSSNGEAVATFSDDDDDDYDDGF, encoded by the coding sequence ATGGAAACATTAAGTGTGATGCAAAGTTTCTTGATCGCATTGTGGACAGCGGCGGTCATGTCAAGGTGGTTAGGGGGAGGAGCAACGCTTACCTTACGCTTCTCGCCTTTGATGACGGGTCTGATCGTTGGGTTAGTGATGGGGGATGTTGCACAGGCAATGATCGTGACAGCTGCGCTGCAAATGATTTATATGGGGGTTTTCTCACCAGGCGGATCAATGCCGGCAGAACCTTCGATTGCAGCTGCGATCGCTGTTCCAGTCGCATTGTTAGGGAATTTAACACCAGAGGCTGCGATCGCTGTAGCAGTTCCCGTTGGCTTGTTGGGTAGCTATTTGTATCAATTCAGATTCTTTATCAATACGTTTTTAGGGAAATATACGGATAAAGCAGTAGAAGATTTAAACCCGAAAGCTATTTCTCGTTCGGTCATCATGTACCCGACGATTGCTTCGTTTATCTTATTCGTTCCGTTGGTCTTTGTGGCTCTGTATTTTGGCGCGCCAGTGATCGCGGATGTGATCACTGCACTGGAAGGTACTGTTGTGATCCACGTATTAGAAGTTGTCGGCGGAGGCTTAGCAGCCATTGGGATCGCTACAACGATTTATGTTATCGGACGTAAAGATTATATGGTCTTTTTCTTTCTTGCTTATTTCATCAGCATCGTCTTCAAATCCTTGGAAGTTACAATGGTGACTTATGCGATTTTCGGTGTATTGATTGCATTGATTTTTGTTCAATCTCAAAAAGGCAAGAATGCGCCAGTTACTCAAAGCAGCAATGGAGAAGCAGTGGCAACTTTTTCAGATGACGACGATGACGATTACGATGATGGATTCTAA
- a CDS encoding NCS2 family permease, with amino-acid sequence MKEKIISYFEIEKLNTSVKREILAGFTTFISMAYILFVNPTVLGASGMDEGAVFTATALASALGCILMGILARYPIATAPALGINAFFSYSVCLGMGVPWETALAGVFVASLIFILITVFKLRELIIDAIPADLKYAISGGIGLFIAFLGLSEGGIIVSNESTLVGLGPLNIGTTWLTIFGLVVTAILLVRRVPGGIFIGMAATTILGLVTGLIQMPDKLVSGAPSLKPTFLVALKHVGDINSIQLWVVVLTFLLVTFFDTAGTLVGLANQAGFMKDNKMPRVGKALAADSTAMLAGSLFGTSPVGAYVESSAGIAVGGRSGLTAVTTGLLFIVGLFFSPLLSVVTSQVTAPALIVVGVLMAQSLSQIKWKEMEIAIPSFLILLGMPLTYSISDGIALGFIFYPITMIAAKRGKEVSPIMYALFFVFIGFMWILNVK; translated from the coding sequence ATGAAAGAGAAAATTATTTCCTATTTTGAGATTGAAAAATTAAATACAAGTGTTAAGCGGGAAATACTAGCTGGATTTACGACGTTTATTTCAATGGCATACATTCTGTTTGTCAATCCAACGGTATTAGGCGCTTCTGGTATGGATGAAGGGGCAGTATTTACTGCAACAGCTTTAGCTAGTGCATTAGGTTGTATCTTGATGGGGATTTTAGCACGCTATCCAATTGCGACGGCTCCTGCACTTGGGATCAATGCCTTTTTCTCTTATTCTGTTTGTTTAGGAATGGGGGTTCCTTGGGAGACAGCGTTAGCTGGCGTTTTTGTTGCATCGTTGATTTTTATCCTGATTACGGTGTTTAAATTACGGGAGTTGATCATTGATGCGATACCAGCAGATTTAAAATATGCTATTTCTGGCGGTATCGGCTTATTCATTGCGTTCCTTGGACTAAGCGAAGGCGGGATCATCGTGTCGAATGAATCGACGCTTGTTGGGTTAGGACCATTGAATATAGGAACAACTTGGTTGACGATTTTTGGTTTAGTGGTAACGGCGATTTTATTAGTTCGTCGTGTACCTGGCGGGATTTTCATTGGAATGGCTGCGACGACGATTTTAGGGCTAGTAACAGGTTTGATCCAAATGCCTGACAAGCTGGTTTCAGGTGCACCAAGCTTAAAACCAACTTTTTTAGTGGCTTTAAAACATGTAGGTGATATTAATTCGATTCAATTGTGGGTCGTTGTTTTGACGTTTTTACTGGTTACTTTTTTTGATACAGCTGGGACACTTGTTGGATTAGCTAATCAGGCTGGTTTTATGAAAGACAATAAAATGCCTAGAGTAGGGAAAGCCCTAGCCGCAGATTCAACTGCGATGCTGGCGGGTTCGCTTTTTGGAACTTCTCCGGTAGGAGCATACGTTGAATCCTCTGCTGGAATCGCTGTAGGCGGCCGTTCAGGATTGACAGCAGTAACAACAGGTTTATTATTTATCGTTGGTTTATTTTTCTCACCATTACTTTCAGTTGTAACCTCACAAGTGACTGCGCCGGCGCTGATCGTAGTGGGTGTCTTGATGGCTCAATCACTAAGTCAAATCAAATGGAAAGAAATGGAAATCGCGATCCCTTCTTTCTTGATTTTGCTGGGGATGCCTTTGACTTATAGCATTTCAGACGGTATTGCATTAGGATTCATTTTTTACCCAATCACAATGATTGCTGCAAAACGAGGGAAAGAAGTTTCTCCGATCATGTATGCATTGTTCTTTGTTTTTATTGGATTTATGTGGATTTTAAATGTGAAATAA
- a CDS encoding MarR family winged helix-turn-helix transcriptional regulator: protein METSLISQWLDEREKQSRAEKQLEELLKKTSQLTLSEYYALYQLNRHGSRMRQNDLGNYLCLSQSALSRLIDRLEQKEPQLIGKKMCTDDKRGIYIGITTAGEKMLASIEKDVDAILKEYFS from the coding sequence ATGGAGACATCGTTGATTTCTCAATGGCTGGATGAGCGTGAGAAACAATCTAGAGCTGAAAAACAGTTAGAGGAATTGCTGAAAAAGACAAGTCAGCTAACGCTTAGTGAGTATTATGCTTTATATCAGCTAAATCGACATGGTAGCCGCATGCGTCAAAATGATTTAGGGAATTATTTATGTTTGAGTCAAAGTGCCTTGTCTCGTTTGATTGATCGTTTGGAGCAAAAAGAACCGCAACTGATTGGAAAAAAGATGTGTACAGATGATAAGCGCGGGATTTACATAGGGATAACAACTGCAGGGGAAAAGATGCTTGCGTCGATCGAAAAGGATGTAGATGCTATTTTAAAAGAGTATTTTAGTTAG
- a CDS encoding PTS sugar transporter subunit IIA — MLGIVIATHGALSTGLKDAAEVIMGTTENIATVSLNQGEDIQKVGEKIKEAIQLVDQGNGIVVFVDLVSASPYNQALLTIRELEKEIQEKIYIISGANLPMLLETINHQLLETPIEQIPEAVVEQGENGLGVWHVSMIETEAADEDDDF, encoded by the coding sequence ATGCTTGGAATCGTTATTGCGACCCATGGTGCGCTCAGCACAGGGTTGAAAGATGCAGCTGAAGTAATCATGGGGACTACTGAAAATATTGCTACAGTCAGCTTAAATCAAGGAGAAGACATTCAAAAAGTCGGAGAAAAAATCAAAGAAGCAATACAGCTCGTTGACCAAGGGAATGGTATTGTCGTTTTCGTTGATTTAGTGAGCGCCAGTCCATACAATCAGGCATTGCTTACGATCAGAGAATTAGAAAAGGAAATACAAGAAAAGATCTATATCATCAGTGGGGCTAATTTGCCGATGCTGCTTGAAACGATCAATCATCAATTACTAGAAACACCGATTGAACAAATTCCGGAAGCAGTTGTCGAACAAGGTGAAAATGGATTAGGGGTTTGGCATGTTTCGATGATTGAAACAGAAGCAGCGGATGAGGACGATGATTTTTGA
- a CDS encoding DUF4767 domain-containing protein: MKKIIVGCVLLLLVTGCAGNNESSKEKANETTSSAMKAAKYDSALAKGKEALVDKDMSKAQASFQLALEYKKEEEAQALLEQVVLYKEAVSLKEKKEYSAALEKLTEIDKQKNGSAILKGYVQDLREAIAKENTKVVESKETEATKENDKKTQETSSTVETPQTTQKAENNIPWDQQKRADLVQFMADWGQSMDQSYVEYSPNRQVNWYGINFPSTFANNNIAVNGSPATVQWSESGLTDNVYNVVAIYSDMGTTGAVMNNHLYLFTILNGQPIVLITQQNQGNAENLVYFTTTQNADLTSGFAQIVGS, from the coding sequence ATGAAAAAGATTATTGTGGGGTGTGTACTGCTTTTATTAGTAACTGGATGTGCCGGGAATAATGAATCCAGTAAGGAAAAAGCAAACGAAACAACGAGTAGCGCGATGAAGGCGGCAAAATATGATTCAGCGCTTGCTAAGGGCAAAGAAGCCTTAGTCGATAAAGATATGTCTAAAGCTCAAGCCTCTTTTCAATTAGCATTGGAATATAAAAAGGAGGAAGAAGCACAGGCGTTACTGGAACAAGTGGTTCTTTATAAAGAGGCCGTTTCGTTGAAAGAGAAAAAAGAATACTCTGCTGCATTGGAAAAATTAACAGAAATCGATAAGCAAAAAAACGGCTCAGCAATACTTAAGGGATATGTTCAGGACCTGAGAGAAGCAATTGCTAAGGAAAATACCAAAGTAGTGGAGTCTAAGGAAACAGAAGCAACGAAAGAAAATGACAAAAAAACGCAGGAAACCTCGAGTACTGTAGAAACACCACAAACGACCCAAAAAGCAGAAAATAATATTCCTTGGGATCAACAAAAGCGAGCAGATTTAGTCCAATTTATGGCTGATTGGGGCCAAAGTATGGATCAGTCTTATGTGGAATATTCACCTAATAGGCAGGTGAATTGGTATGGAATCAATTTTCCAAGTACCTTTGCCAACAACAATATTGCTGTCAATGGCAGTCCGGCAACCGTTCAATGGTCGGAGAGTGGTCTCACAGATAACGTATATAATGTTGTAGCAATATACTCAGATATGGGAACAACAGGAGCAGTTATGAATAATCATTTATATTTATTTACTATTTTAAATGGGCAGCCAATTGTTTTGATTACACAGCAAAATCAAGGAAATGCGGAGAATCTAGTTTATTTTACCACAACGCAGAATGCAGATTTAACTAGTGGTTTTGCTCAGATTGTCGGTAGTTGA
- a CDS encoding PTS system mannose/fructose/sorbose family transporter subunit IID, which translates to MTEINKSTNLAPEEITKKDVTKAYLRWHFANEIPHSFERYLAPSLLYAMMPILRKLYKDEDKLKAAYKRQLLFFNTQLSWGGGVITGLMSSMEQQRAQEEYEETEILMQDDLMYNTKAGLMGALAGIGDAIDSGTVQYIFIAIAVPWAEQGSALGALFPFIAFALYQAILGVFFARQAFSMGRNATGLMQSSGVQNAIETLSVLGLFMMGILAGNYVKVSSALQFKISGREFVIQDILDQIVPGILPLAVVMGVYWFYTKKGLKVTQALLWLTGILIVLAAIGIL; encoded by the coding sequence ATGACAGAGATCAACAAAAGTACAAATCTTGCGCCTGAGGAAATCACGAAAAAGGATGTAACGAAAGCCTATCTTAGATGGCATTTTGCAAACGAAATTCCCCATTCTTTTGAACGCTATCTGGCACCTTCGCTGCTTTATGCGATGATGCCGATTTTACGAAAGCTTTATAAAGATGAGGATAAATTAAAAGCAGCGTATAAAAGACAGCTACTCTTTTTCAATACACAATTAAGCTGGGGCGGCGGCGTCATCACTGGATTGATGTCTTCTATGGAGCAGCAACGTGCACAGGAAGAATATGAAGAGACCGAAATTTTGATGCAGGACGATTTGATGTATAACACGAAAGCGGGATTGATGGGCGCACTTGCCGGGATCGGAGATGCTATTGATTCTGGAACGGTTCAATACATTTTTATTGCTATAGCAGTACCGTGGGCTGAACAAGGGAGTGCGTTAGGTGCTTTATTCCCATTCATCGCGTTTGCCTTATATCAAGCAATTCTAGGTGTGTTCTTTGCTCGTCAGGCCTTTAGTATGGGACGGAATGCAACTGGCCTGATGCAAAGTTCAGGTGTTCAAAATGCGATCGAAACCTTGTCTGTTTTAGGGCTTTTCATGATGGGGATTCTAGCTGGAAATTATGTCAAAGTTTCTTCTGCACTGCAATTTAAGATTTCAGGACGAGAATTTGTCATACAGGATATCTTAGATCAGATCGTTCCGGGAATCTTGCCGCTGGCTGTGGTGATGGGTGTTTACTGGTTCTACACGAAAAAAGGATTAAAAGTAACGCAAGCATTACTTTGGCTGACCGGAATTTTGATCGTACTGGCCGCTATTGGAATCTTATAA
- a CDS encoding bifunctional 4-hydroxy-2-oxoglutarate aldolase/2-dehydro-3-deoxy-phosphogluconate aldolase, with protein sequence MNKSITRDVYQQLAESKLLPLYTATDSSNLAKLEEILLQNEVHLIEVTFRSQLAAEAIQTLAASGKLIVGAGTVRTIEQAKIAVANGAKFIVSPAIVPEVIEYCLLENIPIFPGTATPGDIQKASEYGLKTVKFFPADVYGGIHAIKALSGPFYDMTFLPTGGIDKNNILEYIENEHVLAVGGSFIISEQCIKQDNGVTANNELKALVQKIAVTQK encoded by the coding sequence GTGAATAAAAGCATAACGCGAGATGTGTATCAACAATTGGCCGAGAGCAAGTTGCTGCCGCTATATACAGCGACTGATAGCAGTAATTTAGCAAAACTAGAAGAGATTTTACTTCAAAATGAAGTTCATCTAATTGAAGTTACGTTTCGAAGTCAGCTGGCGGCAGAAGCGATCCAAACATTAGCAGCATCTGGAAAGTTGATTGTGGGAGCGGGAACTGTTCGAACGATCGAGCAAGCCAAAATAGCAGTTGCAAACGGAGCGAAGTTCATTGTTTCACCTGCTATCGTTCCAGAGGTGATCGAGTATTGTTTGCTAGAAAATATTCCGATATTTCCAGGAACAGCTACTCCGGGAGACATTCAAAAAGCATCAGAGTATGGACTTAAAACCGTTAAATTTTTCCCAGCAGATGTTTATGGCGGGATACACGCAATCAAGGCTTTGAGCGGACCGTTTTACGACATGACTTTTTTACCAACTGGCGGTATCGACAAAAATAATATTCTTGAATATATCGAAAATGAGCATGTTCTGGCTGTTGGTGGTTCATTCATTATTTCTGAGCAATGCATAAAGCAAGATAATGGTGTGACAGCTAATAATGAACTAAAGGCACTTGTTCAGAAAATAGCCGTCACTCAAAAATAA
- a CDS encoding PTS system mannose/fructose/N-acetylgalactosamine-transporter subunit IIB: MGVINLARVDERLIHGQVMMTLSQKNGVNSIFVVDDVVAKDKFMRELYKSAGGRTGQKTIVITPDKAKFYWDEYNFKEYNCILITKTISVIYDLVTHGVPMKELNIGGIAQKDPEKDLLVTKSVYLNQSDAEKLKDLNENYGVEDIYFQATPSAPKSTLKEVLAKFNL; this comes from the coding sequence ATGGGTGTTATCAATTTAGCTCGCGTGGATGAGCGCTTGATTCATGGACAAGTTATGATGACGTTATCGCAAAAAAACGGTGTAAATTCGATTTTTGTGGTGGATGATGTGGTTGCAAAAGATAAATTTATGCGTGAATTATATAAAAGTGCTGGAGGACGAACAGGACAAAAAACAATCGTTATTACACCAGATAAAGCTAAATTTTATTGGGATGAATACAATTTTAAAGAATACAACTGCATTTTGATCACGAAAACGATCAGTGTGATTTATGATCTAGTCACACACGGCGTACCAATGAAGGAATTGAATATCGGTGGAATTGCACAAAAAGATCCAGAAAAAGACTTACTAGTAACAAAATCCGTGTATTTGAATCAATCAGATGCAGAAAAATTAAAAGACTTAAACGAAAATTACGGTGTAGAAGATATTTATTTTCAAGCAACGCCCTCAGCTCCTAAATCAACGCTGAAAGAGGTTTTGGCAAAATTTAATTTATAA
- a CDS encoding DUF998 domain-containing protein, whose translation MSLLKKYGWYFLLFGVISDLLTPYVLGLFYPKMNQLTMVISVFGDVASPVRQAFLIWSVISGVFFVLALPVIYQSFSKISQPLALILTSAVGFYGVGDCIFTGLFSIDTEKSTWTFSTWVHNIGSGLGYAGFLLFPLFLILLYRKQGNRKLIHFYSLLLVLSLFSAGIYGLARIPTINELPLLNNIGLCQRISFIFNYIPLAILSIQQIRDTKEKGEK comes from the coding sequence ATGAGTCTTCTAAAAAAATATGGCTGGTATTTTCTTTTGTTCGGTGTGATCAGTGATTTATTAACACCCTATGTTTTGGGTTTATTTTATCCGAAAATGAATCAGCTCACAATGGTGATCAGTGTTTTTGGAGACGTAGCCAGTCCCGTTCGTCAAGCATTTTTGATCTGGTCCGTTATTTCCGGTGTGTTCTTTGTTTTGGCATTGCCGGTAATCTATCAAAGCTTTTCTAAGATCTCTCAGCCATTAGCACTGATATTGACTAGTGCAGTAGGATTTTATGGAGTGGGTGATTGTATTTTTACTGGATTGTTTAGTATAGATACGGAAAAAAGCACTTGGACGTTTTCAACGTGGGTTCATAATATAGGCTCTGGTTTGGGGTATGCTGGCTTCTTATTGTTTCCTCTCTTTCTGATTCTTCTTTATAGAAAGCAAGGAAATAGAAAACTTATCCATTTTTATTCACTATTACTTGTACTCAGTTTATTCAGTGCAGGGATTTACGGTCTTGCACGGATACCTACTATCAATGAATTACCATTGTTGAATAACATTGGATTGTGTCAGCGAATTAGTTTTATTTTTAATTATATACCATTAGCTATTTTGTCTATTCAACAAATAAGAGACACTAAGGAAAAAGGAGAGAAATAA